In Streptomyces rapamycinicus NRRL 5491, the genomic stretch CGGCCAGCTTCTCCTGGTCGCCCTTGGACTTCGGCTCGATGGCCACCTCGATGACCGGGGCCGGGAAGTCCATCGACTCCAGGATCACCGGGTTCGACGAATCGGAGAGGGTCTCACCGGTGGTGGTCTGCTTCAGACCCATGACGGCGACGATGTCACCGGCACCCACCGACTCGATCTCCTCACGCTTGTTCGCGTGCATCCGGTAGATCTTGCCGATGCGCTCCTTCTTGCCCTTGACGGAGTTCAGCACCTGCGTGCCGGCCGTCATGCGGCCCGAGTAGACCCGGATGAAGGTGAGCTTGCCGAGGTGCGGGTCACTCGCGATCTTGAACGCCAGAGCCGACAGCGGCTCTTCCTCGGAGGGACGCCGCTTGATGACCTCGTCGGGGTCCTTGACCGAGTGGCCCTCGATCGCCTCGATGTCGATCGGCGACGGCAGGTAGCGGACCACGGCGTCGAGCAGGGGCTGCACGCCCTTGTTCTTGAACGCGGTGCCACAGAACACCGGAGTGACGGTGGTGCCCTCACCCTTGCCCGAGGCGATGGTGATACGGCGGACCGCCGCGTAGAGCTGCTCCACGGTGGGCTCCTCGCCCTCCAGGTACAGCTCCATCATCTCTTCGTCGTTCTCGGCGACGGTCTCGAGCAGCTTGCCGCGCCACTCGTCGGCGGCCTCGGTGTGGGTGTCCGGGATGTCGACGGTGTCGTACATCTCGCCCTTGGTCGCCTCGGCGGACCAGACCAGCGCCTTCATGGTGACGAGGTCGACGACGCCCTTGAAGTCGGCCTCGGTGCCGATCGGCAGCTGCATGACGATCGGAACCGCGCCAAGGCGGTCCGTGATCATGTCGACGCAGCGGTGGAACTCCGCACCGGTGCGGTCGAGCTTGTTGACGAAGCAGATACGCGGAACGCCGTAGCGGTCCGCCTGACGCCACACCGTCTCGGACTGCGGCTCGACGCCGGCCACGCCGTCGAACACCGTCACGGCACCGTCGAGCACGCGCAGGCTGCGCTCCACCTCAACGGTGAAGTCGACGTGCCCCGGGGTGTCGATGATGTTGATCGTGTGGTCGACGTTCTCGAGCGGCCAGTGACAGGTCGTCGCGGCGGACGTGATGGTGATGCCGCGCTCCTGCTCCTGCTCCATCCAGTCCATGGTGGCGGCGCCATCGTGGACTTCACCGATCTTGTAGCTCACGCCGGTGTAGAAGAGGATCCGCTCGGTGGTGGTCGTCTTGCCCGCGTCGATGTGGGCCATGATCCCAATGTTGCGGACCTTGGCCAGGTCAAGTGAAGTGGTGGCCATATGGCTCAGTCTTCTCTCGGTTCTCGATGGGGTAGCGACTACCAGCGGTAGTGCGCGAAGGCCTTGTTGGACTCGGCCATCTTGTGGGTGTCCTCGCGACGCTTGACGGAGGCGCCCAGACCATTGCTGGCGTCCAGCAGTTCGTTCATCAGGCGCTCGGTCATGGTCTTCTCGCGGCGGGCGCGGGAGTAACCCACCAGCCAGCGCAGCGCGAGGGTGGAGGAGCGGCCGGGACGGACCTCGACCGGCACCTGGTAGGTGGCGCCACCGACACGGCGGGAACGGACCTCGAGGGTCGGCTTGACGTTCTCCAGCGCGCGCTTGAGGGTGATGACCGGGTCGTTGCCGGACTTCTCGCGCAGGCCCTCCATGGCGCCGTAGACAATGCGCTCGGCAGTGGAGCGCTTGCCGTTCAGCAGGACCTTGTTGATGAGGGACGTCACCAGAGGAGAGTTGTAGACCGGGTCGATGATGACCGGGCGCTTCGGGGCGGGACCCTTACGAGGCATTCTTACTTCTCCTTCTTGGCGCCGTAGCGGCTGCGAGCCTGCTTGCGGTTCTTGACGCCCTGCGTGTCGAGGGAGCCGCGGATGATCTTGTAACGAACACCCGGCAGGTCCTTCACACGACCGCCGCGCACGAGCACGATGGAGTGCTCCTGCAAGTTGTGCCCCTCACCCGGGACATAGGCGGTGACCTCGATCCCACTGCTCAGCCGGACACGCGCGACCTTGCGGAGCGCCGAGTTCGGCTTCTTCGGCGTCGTGGTGAACACGCGAGTGCATGTACCACGGCGCTGCGGCGACCCCGCGAGGGCGGGGGTCTTGTTCTTCTCGACCTTGTCCTGACGGCCCTTGCGGACCAGCTGCTGGATCGTAGGCACCGTTTCTCCGGTTTCTGTGTGCCAGTCTCGGTAAAGCTAACCTGGAGTTTCTCCGACCCACGCGGTCGGGTGTGTCGCGCACCGCAGCTCTCCGCGGAAGCTCAGAGAGTGCAGATTGTTGGTGTCGACACTCCAGCTCCCCACGCGGACGAGTGCACGCGCGAGGACCCGGGCACACCCCAGGCACAAGGTCTGAGCGTACCTACCTCATCGACTTCGGTCAAAACAATGCACCGGACCCCGACACGCCGGAATTGTCCCGCCGGGCCCCGCCCTCGGCAACAGTCGCGGCGGCGGCTCGCGGACCGCTGCCCGAGGAGAGCCCGCTCTCCCGGCTGCTCTCCTCCTCCCATCCGGAACGCCGCAGAGCGGCCACCCCGCGAGGGGGTGACCGCCCTGTGAGCGATACCGGTCCTACTGGCCGTCACCTTCATACGGACATGAGGTGCGCCCTTACGGACCTCGGTCCGCTATGGGCCTCGGTCCGCGTCAGCTGATGGCGGTCACATCGCGCCAGCTCTTCGCCACCACCACGGGCTCCCGGAAGACGGCGGTGGGGTCGTTGGGGTCGAAGGTGCCGCTGTGGGCGTAGGCCACGAGCGAGCCGTCCTGCCGCAGGCCGAGCAGGTCCGGCCGGCCGTCGCCGTTGATGTCCGTGACATCGATGATGTCCAGCGTGTCCCAGCCGTGGCCGATCGTGTGCCAGCGGCCCTCGCCCACCGGCTCCCCGTGGGGGTCCAGGCCCTCGTCGGGCGTGAGGTAGAGGGCGAGGTCGCCGTTGTCATGGAGGACGAGCAGTTCGGGGCGGCCGGAGCCGGTGACGTCGGCGGCACCCAGGGGGATGTCCGTCGCCCCGAGGGTGGCCAGCCGCACAGGCGCGTCGAAGCTGTTGGTGCCATCGACCTCGCCGGCGAAGGGAATGATGTCGATCTTGCTGGTGCCGCCCTGCCTGCCGATGATGTCGGTCTTGCCGTCGGCGTTCATATCGGCGAGGGCGATCGTGTCGTAGGCGACCTCCGGCAGTTTCCCGCCGATGTGGACCGGTTCCGCCAGAGTGTCCAGTCCGGCGAGACCGCCGCGATTGAGGAAGATATAGCCCTGTTCTTCCACGGTGAGCGCGAACACATCAGCCCTGCCGTCACCCGTGAAATCGCCGGCCCCCACCCATAGATAGTGATCGGGGAGAATATCGACACCGATCTTCATGGGTTCGCCGTACGTTTTCAATCCATTCAGCGCACCGGATCCCGGGTAGACGAATAATTCGCTCCCATGCCGGACGAGAATATCCTGCCTACCGTTCCCGTCGAACGAACCGGAATGACCGGTGTAGAACAGCATCGACTCTCCCCGCTCCAGGGTTCGACAAGCGCCCCCATGCGGAATTACCGAGGAGCGCGCCACCAGGCATTTGCCCATCCTATGGGCGCTGTTCGCCCGGTAAACCCCTAGACCAACCCCTAGTACCGCTCCATCAGGCTTGCCTTGATCTTGGCGTCGTTCCGCTGGACAGGGGCTGGTGGCAGGTGACGCAGATGCCGGTCCAGCACCTCAGCAGGCGTTGGAGGGTGTCGAGGATCTTGACAGCGACCGCTCCGGGCCCGAACCTGATGGCGTTGCCGCAGGTCAACCTGGGTACCCCTAGGGAACTCGGCCCAGGTCCACGACAGTTGGCGGCCGTGGCGGAACGACCCATCGACCGGGTGAATGCCCACTTCAGGCCCCGGTGCGATGAACGTCACGTTTTCCGCACGGCATGTCCCGCCCGTCCCGAAATAAATGGTGAGATGGCGGCACATAGTGGCACCCCAATTAGTAATGGATCAGTAAGGCGCTTTTTTTAGCTTGACCGTTCTGTGACCAGGCCACACCATCGATAGCGATGGACGCGGTGCAATCGCGCACGCCATTTACCGCTAGGACCGAGACTCGCAAAGGGGGATTTGTGGAGCTGGCCGAACGGATGGGCGAACTCACTCAGCTACGATCCATGCTGTCGACCTGCCTCGCAGGCGAAGGAGGGGTCACTCTGGTGACGGGGGCAGTGGCCTGTGGAAAGACCAGCCTGCTGAACACCTTCGCCCGGGATGTCAAAGACGCGGGAGCGCTGTTCCTCCATGCCGGCGCGTCCCGCGCCGAGCAGCTCCTGCCGCTCGGTGTGGTGGGGCAGCTATTAGACAGCGCCCCGCTGTCGGCAAGCCAGTCGCAGCGAAGCGCCCGGCTGAGCGCCGAATGTGTGACGGAACGGCCCGATCAAGACTCGGAAACCCTTGAGCAACAGCACGCACGCGTCATTCACGAGTTCTGCACCCTGCTCCTGGAGCTGACCACCCAGGGCCCCCTCGTCGTGGGGATCGACGATGTCCAGTACGCCGACCGACTGTCCCTGCAATTCCTGTCCTACCTGACCAGGCGCCTCGCGGCGGAGCCGATCCTCATCGTGCTGAACGAGTGGGCGGTGCTGGAGCCCGCGCTCGACTCCTTCCGCGCCGAACTGATCAGCCACTCCCACTGCCGCCGCATCCGGCTGGGGCCGCTGTCCCCCGCCGGTGTCGCCGAACTGCTCGCGGACCACACGGACACCTGGCCGTCCAGCCCGCTGCCCACCGCCTGCGCGGAGATCAGCGGGGGCAATCCGCTGCTGATCCGCGCGCTGATCGAGGACCATGCCACGGTCGCCGGGCGGGTCTCCACGGAGGACCTGGCCGGGCCCGTCGTCGCCGACGCCTTCCGGGAGGCCGTGCTGGTCTGTGTCCACCGCTGTGGACCCGATGTGCTCGAGGGCGCCCAGGGGCTCGCGGTGCTCGACGACGCCGGCACCCCCGCACTGCTGGCCCGGCTGCTCGACATCGAACCGCACCAGGCCGACCACATCGTGGAGGTGCTGACCATGGCCGGGCTGCTGGCGGACGGCCACTTCCGGCATCCGGCCGCCCGCACCGCCGTTCTCGACAACATCGCCGGGAAGGACCGCACGCGTCTGCACCGCCGGGCCGCCGAGCTGCTCTACCAGGAGGGCGCCCAGGCGACGACCGTCGCCGCCCACCTGATCACCTCGAACCAGACCGATGCGCCCTGGACGGTGCCGGTGCTGCGGGAAGCGGCGGACCAGGCGCTGGTCGGGGACCAGGTCGAGCAGGCGATCAAGCTGCTCAAGCTGGCCCGGCGGAACTGCGCCGACAAACGCCAGCAGGCCGCCGTCACCACCCTGCTCGCCGAGGTCGAATGGCGGCTCAACCCCTCGGCCGCCGCCCGGCTGCTGCCCGAGCTGATCGAGGCCGTCCGCGCCGGAGTGATGGAGACCGACGTCACCGCCCCGGTCGGCCTCCTGCTGTGGAACGGCGAGCTGGCGCACGCCATCGACGCGCTCAACCAGCTCTACGCGACGGTCGACCGCTCGGACTCCCAGGCCGTGACCGAACTGCACATCCTCAGGCTGTGGGCGGGCTGCTCCTACCCGGTGCTGCTGCGCCGCGCTCCCGAGCCGTCCGGCTTTCCCCATCCCGACGACTCGCTGAGCGAGGCCGCCGCGACGGACATGCGGCTGCGGGCCCTGACCGCGTTCACCACCGTGCTGCGGCAGGACACCCACGCCAAGGCCGTCACCGCCGCCGAACAGGTGCTGCAGAGCTGCCACCTCGGCCACGCGGTCATGGACCCGGTGATCCCCGCGCTGCTGACCCTGACCTACGCGGACCGGCTGGACAAGGCGGCGCCCTGGTGCGACGCCCTGCTGGCCGAGGCCCGCGCCCGGCACGTCCCCGCCTGGCAGGCGATACTGTCCGCGGTCCGCGCCGACATCGCGTTGCGCCAGGGCGACCCCGAGGCCGCCGAGCAGCACGCCCGCTCCGCCCTCGGCGCGATATCCGACCGCAGCTGGGGCGTGGCCCTCGGCGCACCACTGGGCATCCTGCTGCAGGCCCTGACCTCGCTCGGACGCCACGCCGAAGCCGAGGAGCTGACCCGGGCGGCGCCACCGGAGGTGTTCCAGACCCGCTGGGGGGTGCTCTACCTGTACGCGCGGGGCCGCTGCCACCTGGCGGCCAACCGGCTGCAGGCCGGCCTGAGCGACCTCACCACCTGCGGTGAGCTCCTGGCCGCCTGGGACATGGACCTGCCGGGCTTCCTGCCCTGGCGCGCCGACGCCGCGCGGATCCATCTGCGGCTGGGAAACGTGCGGCAGGCGCGGCGGCTGGCCGAGGAGCAGCTCACCCGGCCCCTCACCCGTGGCTCCCGCACCCATGGCATCGCCCTGCGCACGCTGGCCGCCTGCAGCGAGCTCAAACAGCGGCCGCATCTGCTGCGCAAGGCCGCCGAGGAGCTCCAGGAGCAGGGCGACAGACTGGAATTGGCGGAGACCCTCACCGATCTCAGCGAGGCCCACTACGCGCTCGGGGAGTCCGACCGGGCCCGGATGATGGCGCGCAGAGCGTGGCACGTCGCCACCGAGTGCCGTACGGACGTGCTGCGGGAGCGGCTGTCGGTGTGCCTGGCGGAGGAGGACGCCGCGCCCCTGATCGACACGGCGGGGGTGACCGCGCTGAGCGACGCGGAGCGGCGGGTGGCCACCCTCGCGGCCAAGGGGCACACCAACCGGGAGATCGCCCGCAAGCTCTACATCACGGTCAGCACCGTGGAGCAGCACCTGACCAGGGCGTACCGCAAGCTCGACGTGCGCAGCCGGGTGGATCTGCCCGTCTGGCTGCAGCCGAGCGGCGCGGCGACGACGTAAAGGCATGCCGCGCCCTGTCAGGAGACCGGCCGGTGAGGGCCGTAGGCGCGGAGGAACGCGCGGACGCCGCTGACGACGATCCGCTCGATCTCGGCGTCGCCCACGGGCACGACGCCGAAAAGGGAACGGTGGTTCACGCTGCTGGTCACCAGCGCTCCGAAGTGGGCGGCGGCCTCCACCGGGTCGGGCACGGCGAGGGCACCGCGCTCGGCCAGTTCCCCCAGCCGCTCGGCCAGGGCCCGCTGCTCGATGCCCGGCCCCCGCCAGCGGTCGAGCAGCGCGGGGAAGTGGGGCGCCTCGGTGATCACCAGCCGGATCGCCGCGGCGCGGCCCACCGAGCGCGCCACGGTGGTGCCCAGCTCGCAGCCGAAGCGGACCAGGGGCGCCTCGATGTCGTCGGCCTCTCCGAGGGCGCTGTCCTCCCCGAGGGTACGGTCCAGGATCTCCGAGAACTGCTCCGCGTACGCCTCCTCGGCGTCCTCGATGACGGAGAGGAACAGCCGCTCCTTGCTGCCGTAATAGTCGTAGACCGTGCGCTTGGAGACGCCCGCTTCGGCGGCGACGGCATCCACGCTGGTGCCGGCCACCCCATGGGCCACGAACAGCTCGAACGCCGCCCGTGCGATCGCCGCGCGCTTCTTCGGGGAGCCCTGACGCAGCCGCTTGCCCGCGCCGGACGCCGGACGGTCCCCGGCGGCGGCTGCGGGCGGCGGGGCGCTCCGTGCGTTGGTAACCACAATGAGGAGGGTACAGCAACTACACCACACGGTGTAGAGTCCCTCGCATGACTAGCCCGTCCGCGGGGGCCGCTCCTTCCGCCCCCGAGCAATCCGCATCCGACCGGCTGGACCCCGCGCTCATCCGACTCGGTGTGATCCTGGTGATCGGCGCCATCGCCTCGATGCTGGACACCACGATCGTCAGCGTCGCGATCGACGGCCTCTCGCGCGAGTTCGACACCGACATCTCCACCATCCAATGGGCCAGCACCGGGTATCTGCTCGCGCTTTCCGCGGTCATCCCGCTCACCGGCTGGGCCGTGGAGCGCTTCGGCGCCCGCACGATGTGGCTCTTCTCGCTGACCGCCTTCCTGGGCGGGTCCGCGCTCTGCGGCGCCGCGTGGTCGGTCGGCAGCCTGATCGCCTTCCGGGTCCTCCAGGGCATCGGCGGCGGCCTGATCACCCCGGTGATGCAGACCATCCTGGTCCGCGCGGCCGGTCCCCAGCGGATCGGCCGCATCATGAGCATCGTGGCGGTGCCCGGCCATCTCTCCCCGATCGTCGGTCCATTGGTCGGCGGCGCCATCATCGACTCCGTCAGCTGGCGCTGGATCTTCTACGTCAACGTGCCCATCTGCGCTATCGCCCTGCTGCTGGCCCGGCGGGGCGTTCCGCGCGACACCAGGAGCGACACCGCCGCCCGGCTGGACGTGCTCGGGCTGGCGCTGCTGTCCCCCGGCCTCGCGGCGGTCATCTACGGGCTGTCGCAGACCAGCAGGCCCGCGGGGTTCGGGGCGGCCCCGGTGGTGGTCTCCCTGTCGCTGGGCGCGGTTCTGCTGGCCGCCTTCGCGGCCCATGCGCTGCGCACCCGGATCACCCCGGTCCTGGACCTGCGGCTGTTCCGGCACCGGTCGTTCACCGCGGCCACCTTGCTGATGTTCCTCGGCGGCATGTCCGTCTTCGGCGCGATGCTGCTGATGCCGCTCTACTACCAGCAGGTGCGCGACAAGAGCGCGCTCGACGCGGGCCTGCTGCTCGCACCGCAGTCCATCGGCACCATCATCGCGCTGACCTACGTCGGCAAGCTGACCGACCGGATCGGCTCCCGGCCCATCGTGCTCACCGGTGTCGCCATCGGCGTGGCCGGCACCCTCGCCTACACCCAGGTCCAGCCGGACACCAGCGTGTGGCTGCTCAGCGCGTCCCTGCTGGTCTGGGGGATCGGCATCGCGGCCTCGATGGTGCCCATCATGAGCGCGGCCTACCAGGGGCTGGAGCCGGCCGCCATCCCCCGGGCCACCAGCGCCATTTCGGTGATCCAGCGGCTGGGCGGCTCGTTCGGCACCGCGGTGCTCTCGGTCATCCTGCAGCGCCAGATCATCCGGCACAGCGACGGCGGGCAGCCGGACCCCGACTCGCTGACCAAGGCGTTCGACACCACCTTCTGGTGGGTCCTGGGCTTCACCGCCCTCACCCTGGTACCGGCCCTGCTCCTCCCCCAGGTGAAGAAGCGGGAGCCCGCCAGGCCCACTCCGGAGCCCGCCGCCGCCGAGCGGTGAGGCGTCCGGCGCCGGGCCGCCCGGCGATCCGTCCCGAGGACCGCCGGGCACCCCGCGTCCGGGCGGCCGGGCCGGGGCCGTCAGCCGAACCAGCGGGTCAGCGCCGTGCGCAGGGCAGCGTCGTCCGGACCGGTGTCCTCCTGGGCCGCCCAGCACACATGGCCGTCCGGCCTGATGAGCACGGCCGATACGTCCAGCCCCGCCACCGGACCGGCCACCACATGGCCGATCCGGTCGGCCCGGCCGTGCAGGGCGGACGCCAGCCGGCCGGGGCCGTCGGCCTCCGCCGCCTCGTCCGCCACCTCCTCCGACAACTCCAGCAACACGCCCCGGCCCGTGTGCATCAGCTCGCTGAAGCGCACCGGTTCGCCGCCCACGGTCAGGTCCAGATCCGGCATCAGCCCGCCCACCAGAGGGTGGCCGTCGCCGTCGGACGCGTCGTAGCGGATGGTCAGACCCGAGGTGAGACCCGCCAGATAGCGGTTGGTCTCCGGCAGGTCCACGAGCGAGGTCAGCAGGTCGCGCAGCGCCGTCATGTCCTGCTCCCGGCTCAGCAGGGTGGACTGCGCGCGGGCCGAGCCCAGGATCGCGGCGGCCACCGGGTGGCGTTCGCCGTGGTAGGTGTCCAGGAGCCCGTCCGGCGCCCAGCCCTTGACCGCGGCGGCCAGCTTCCAGCCGAGGTTGAAGGCGTCCTGCAGCCCGAGGTTCATGCCCTGGCCACCGATCGGGAAGACGATGTGGGCGGCGTCCCCGGCGAGCAGCGCCCGCCCCACTCGGTACCGGTCCACCTGCCGGCAGGCGTCGCCGAACCGGGAGGCCCACAGCAGTTCCTTCATCTCGGCGGCAGGACCGCCGACGGCACGGAGGACGTCCTGGACCTCCTGCTCGGTGATCGGGGCGTCCCGGAGGATCGCCCGGCCGCCCGTCTGCTCCGGGTCGGAGAACATCAGCCGGTAGACGTCGTTCTCCAGCCCCACCAGCGAGAAGTGCGTCTGACGGCCGCCCTCGCTCAAGGTGATCATGCCGGTCAGTCCCACGTCCGGCAGCATCCGGACATCCCGGCCGTCCACCTCGCCGACCCCGTCGTGCGGGCCCTGGCCCTCGAACCACTTCTCGGGCGGCCGCACCAGCACGACATCGGCCGCCACCCGGGTCTGGGGGCCGCCGTCCGTGCCGTCGAACGGCAGGTCCAGCACCCTGCGCACCCTGCTCCGCGAACCGTCGCACCCCACGAGGTAGCGGGCACGCAACGGCGTCTCCGACCCGTCCGGTCCCCGGACGGTGGCCGTAACGCCGTGCTCGTCCTGCTCGAAGCCGACGAGTTCCCGGCCGCGCTCCACGGTGATTCCATGAACGGTGTCCAGCCGTTCCTCCAGCATCGCTTCCACCCGCGATTGCAGAACGCCGATCTGCTGGGGATACCGGGACCCGAACGGTTCATTGTCGAGGGCCACCGGAATTCCGGCGAAGAAGCTGCGCGTCAGAAATCCCAGCTGAATGGGGTGTTTCCGGAGACCGGTCAGCAGACCGCGCAGATCCAGGATTTCCGCGGTGCGTGGATGCAGGTTCAGCGCCCTGGACTGTCCGGTGGGCTCCGCCAGAGTTTCCAGCACTGTTGGCCGCACCCCCGCCAGGGCCAGCTCATTGGCCAGCAGGAGACCGGTGGGCCCGGCTCCGGCCACGATGACGTCCGTCTCCCGGACGTGTCCTTGAGGGCTCAACTCATCACCTCAGCAGACCAGTTGGACGGCGGCCACAACCTCACCACCCTTACGTCGGCGGACCCTACGCCGCACGGAAGCATTCACTCCATCCCTTGGCGCCCCTATTTTCAGCATTAGGGGTTGGTGTCACCAACAAGCGTCAGTAGCGTTACGGCGACACCGCGATCGGCGAATTTCCACGGGACGAGGTGGCCATGACCGTGCAAGCCCCCGAAGCACCGTTGCGCGAACTCACGGATGAGGAGGTGGCCGCCTACCGCGACGACGGTGCCATACGAGCGTCGGGACTGTTCTCCGACGAGTGGGTGGGCCGGATAGCAGAGGCCGTCGACTACGTTCTGGCCAATCCATCCGTACTGGCGCAGGCGACCGCCGACTTCTCCGATGGAAAGGCGAACGGCGACGCTTTCATGTGGAAAACACATGAGGCATTCCGTGATTTCGTCTTCCGCTCACCGGCCTCCCGCGTCGCCCAGCGGCTCTTCGGCTCCCGGACCGTCACCGCCTTCTACGACCAGGTGTTCACCAAGCCGCGGGGCACCTCGAAGCCCACTCCGTTCCACGAGGACGCCACGTCCTTCCCCGTCGACGGGGACCAGGTCTGCGCGATGTGGATCGCCCTGGACAGCTGCGGCCCCGACACCGCCGCCCTGACCGTCGTCCGTGGCTCACACCGCTGGGAGCGGGACCGGGCCCCGGTCACCTCCAGCCTGATGCACCGGGCCATGAAGTCGGACCGGGCGGAGACCGCCGCACCGGGCCCCGAAACCCGGCGCGACGTGCTCACCTGGGACGAGAAGGACCTGCTCGCCTGGGATCTGGCCCCCGGCGA encodes the following:
- a CDS encoding FG-GAP repeat domain-containing protein translates to MLFYTGHSGSFDGNGRQDILVRHGSELFVYPGSGALNGLKTYGEPMKIGVDILPDHYLWVGAGDFTGDGRADVFALTVEEQGYIFLNRGGLAGLDTLAEPVHIGGKLPEVAYDTIALADMNADGKTDIIGRQGGTSKIDIIPFAGEVDGTNSFDAPVRLATLGATDIPLGAADVTGSGRPELLVLHDNGDLALYLTPDEGLDPHGEPVGEGRWHTIGHGWDTLDIIDVTDINGDGRPDLLGLRQDGSLVAYAHSGTFDPNDPTAVFREPVVVAKSWRDVTAIS
- a CDS encoding FAD-dependent monooxygenase, coding for MSPQGHVRETDVIVAGAGPTGLLLANELALAGVRPTVLETLAEPTGQSRALNLHPRTAEILDLRGLLTGLRKHPIQLGFLTRSFFAGIPVALDNEPFGSRYPQQIGVLQSRVEAMLEERLDTVHGITVERGRELVGFEQDEHGVTATVRGPDGSETPLRARYLVGCDGSRSRVRRVLDLPFDGTDGGPQTRVAADVVLVRPPEKWFEGQGPHDGVGEVDGRDVRMLPDVGLTGMITLSEGGRQTHFSLVGLENDVYRLMFSDPEQTGGRAILRDAPITEQEVQDVLRAVGGPAAEMKELLWASRFGDACRQVDRYRVGRALLAGDAAHIVFPIGGQGMNLGLQDAFNLGWKLAAAVKGWAPDGLLDTYHGERHPVAAAILGSARAQSTLLSREQDMTALRDLLTSLVDLPETNRYLAGLTSGLTIRYDASDGDGHPLVGGLMPDLDLTVGGEPVRFSELMHTGRGVLLELSEEVADEAAEADGPGRLASALHGRADRIGHVVAGPVAGLDVSAVLIRPDGHVCWAAQEDTGPDDAALRTALTRWFG
- a CDS encoding helix-turn-helix transcriptional regulator; translation: MGELTQLRSMLSTCLAGEGGVTLVTGAVACGKTSLLNTFARDVKDAGALFLHAGASRAEQLLPLGVVGQLLDSAPLSASQSQRSARLSAECVTERPDQDSETLEQQHARVIHEFCTLLLELTTQGPLVVGIDDVQYADRLSLQFLSYLTRRLAAEPILIVLNEWAVLEPALDSFRAELISHSHCRRIRLGPLSPAGVAELLADHTDTWPSSPLPTACAEISGGNPLLIRALIEDHATVAGRVSTEDLAGPVVADAFREAVLVCVHRCGPDVLEGAQGLAVLDDAGTPALLARLLDIEPHQADHIVEVLTMAGLLADGHFRHPAARTAVLDNIAGKDRTRLHRRAAELLYQEGAQATTVAAHLITSNQTDAPWTVPVLREAADQALVGDQVEQAIKLLKLARRNCADKRQQAAVTTLLAEVEWRLNPSAAARLLPELIEAVRAGVMETDVTAPVGLLLWNGELAHAIDALNQLYATVDRSDSQAVTELHILRLWAGCSYPVLLRRAPEPSGFPHPDDSLSEAAATDMRLRALTAFTTVLRQDTHAKAVTAAEQVLQSCHLGHAVMDPVIPALLTLTYADRLDKAAPWCDALLAEARARHVPAWQAILSAVRADIALRQGDPEAAEQHARSALGAISDRSWGVALGAPLGILLQALTSLGRHAEAEELTRAAPPEVFQTRWGVLYLYARGRCHLAANRLQAGLSDLTTCGELLAAWDMDLPGFLPWRADAARIHLRLGNVRQARRLAEEQLTRPLTRGSRTHGIALRTLAACSELKQRPHLLRKAAEELQEQGDRLELAETLTDLSEAHYALGESDRARMMARRAWHVATECRTDVLRERLSVCLAEEDAAPLIDTAGVTALSDAERRVATLAAKGHTNREIARKLYITVSTVEQHLTRAYRKLDVRSRVDLPVWLQPSGAATT
- a CDS encoding MDR family MFS transporter, yielding MTSPSAGAAPSAPEQSASDRLDPALIRLGVILVIGAIASMLDTTIVSVAIDGLSREFDTDISTIQWASTGYLLALSAVIPLTGWAVERFGARTMWLFSLTAFLGGSALCGAAWSVGSLIAFRVLQGIGGGLITPVMQTILVRAAGPQRIGRIMSIVAVPGHLSPIVGPLVGGAIIDSVSWRWIFYVNVPICAIALLLARRGVPRDTRSDTAARLDVLGLALLSPGLAAVIYGLSQTSRPAGFGAAPVVVSLSLGAVLLAAFAAHALRTRITPVLDLRLFRHRSFTAATLLMFLGGMSVFGAMLLMPLYYQQVRDKSALDAGLLLAPQSIGTIIALTYVGKLTDRIGSRPIVLTGVAIGVAGTLAYTQVQPDTSVWLLSASLLVWGIGIAASMVPIMSAAYQGLEPAAIPRATSAISVIQRLGGSFGTAVLSVILQRQIIRHSDGGQPDPDSLTKAFDTTFWWVLGFTALTLVPALLLPQVKKREPARPTPEPAAAER
- a CDS encoding TetR/AcrR family transcriptional regulator; the protein is MVTNARSAPPPAAAAGDRPASGAGKRLRQGSPKKRAAIARAAFELFVAHGVAGTSVDAVAAEAGVSKRTVYDYYGSKERLFLSVIEDAEEAYAEQFSEILDRTLGEDSALGEADDIEAPLVRFGCELGTTVARSVGRAAAIRLVITEAPHFPALLDRWRGPGIEQRALAERLGELAERGALAVPDPVEAAAHFGALVTSSVNHRSLFGVVPVGDAEIERIVVSGVRAFLRAYGPHRPVS
- the fusA gene encoding elongation factor G yields the protein MATTSLDLAKVRNIGIMAHIDAGKTTTTERILFYTGVSYKIGEVHDGAATMDWMEQEQERGITITSAATTCHWPLENVDHTINIIDTPGHVDFTVEVERSLRVLDGAVTVFDGVAGVEPQSETVWRQADRYGVPRICFVNKLDRTGAEFHRCVDMITDRLGAVPIVMQLPIGTEADFKGVVDLVTMKALVWSAEATKGEMYDTVDIPDTHTEAADEWRGKLLETVAENDEEMMELYLEGEEPTVEQLYAAVRRITIASGKGEGTTVTPVFCGTAFKNKGVQPLLDAVVRYLPSPIDIEAIEGHSVKDPDEVIKRRPSEEEPLSALAFKIASDPHLGKLTFIRVYSGRMTAGTQVLNSVKGKKERIGKIYRMHANKREEIESVGAGDIVAVMGLKQTTTGETLSDSSNPVILESMDFPAPVIEVAIEPKSKGDQEKLAVAIQRLAEEDPSFRVKTDEETGQTIISGMGELHLDVLVDRMRREFKVEANVGKPQVAYRETLRKPVERYDYTHKKQTGGSGQFAKVQIALEPLEGDGYEFENKVTGGRIPREYIPSVDAGCQEAMEFGVLAGYPLTGVKVTLLDGGYHEVDSSEMAFKIAGSMAFKEAARKASPALLEPMMKVEVTTPEDYMGDVIGDINSRRGQIQSMEDRSGAKLVTGLVPLSEMFGYVGDLRSKTSGRASYSMQFDSYAEVPRNVAEEIIAKAKGE
- the rpsG gene encoding 30S ribosomal protein S7 codes for the protein MPRKGPAPKRPVIIDPVYNSPLVTSLINKVLLNGKRSTAERIVYGAMEGLREKSGNDPVITLKRALENVKPTLEVRSRRVGGATYQVPVEVRPGRSSTLALRWLVGYSRARREKTMTERLMNELLDASNGLGASVKRREDTHKMAESNKAFAHYRW
- the rpsL gene encoding 30S ribosomal protein S12 is translated as MPTIQQLVRKGRQDKVEKNKTPALAGSPQRRGTCTRVFTTTPKKPNSALRKVARVRLSSGIEVTAYVPGEGHNLQEHSIVLVRGGRVKDLPGVRYKIIRGSLDTQGVKNRKQARSRYGAKKEK